A single Phragmites australis chromosome 4, lpPhrAust1.1, whole genome shotgun sequence DNA region contains:
- the LOC133916154 gene encoding uncharacterized protein LOC133916154 — MMRPPRRGSALAGLALALALAAAFLARVADASIHEYAGGGFAPRANSFFFHGGSEGLYASDPSSNSSASFIRFDTVIFRRTQESASRHEDMQQKTGLVEAIIVEIQDRDKIGGSYLHSDAICCTPELDKEKSCKVGQVIIRPNSDNPDWPKRIQTFFDGKSEETSMLTQTVSINKTGMYYLYFMFCDPQLKGLKITGRTVWRNPHGYLPGKIAPMMTFYGFMSLAYLALGLLWFIQFVRCWKDILQLHYHITAVIALGMCEMAFWYFEYANFNSTGTRPMGITLWAVTFTAVKKTLSRLLLLVVSMGYGVVLPTLGGITSRVAALGLIYFVASEALELVENLGNINDFSGKTRLFLVLPVAILDATFIIWIFSSLSRTLEKLQLRRSMAKLELYRKFTNSLAVSVLISIAWIGYELYFNATDPLSELWRRAWIIPAFWNVLSYALLVIICILWSPSRNPTGFAYSEDAGDGADEEGLSLVGSAVKGTGDMVNLHAFPEDKRA; from the exons ATGAtgcggccgccgcggcgaggCAGCGCCCTCGCGGGCCTGGCtctcgcgctcgcgctcgccgccgcctttCTGGCGCGGGTTGCCGACGCGTCCATCCACGAGTACGCCGGAGGCGGCTTCGCGCCGCGGGccaactccttcttcttccacgGCGGCAGCGAGGGGCTCTACGCCTCCGACCCCTCGTCCAACTCCTCTGCATCTTTCATCAG GTTTGACACTGTCATATTTCGACGGACCCAGGAGTCAGCATCTAGGCATGAAGACATGCAGCAAAAGACAGGATTAGTGGAGGCTATAATTGTTGAAATACAAGACAGGGACAAAATTGGGGGTTCGTACCTGCACTCTGATGCTATATGCTGCACCCCTGAGCTTGACAAGGAGAAGTCTTGTAAAGTAGGTCAAGTAATTATACGGCCGAATTCTGATAATCCTGACTGGCCTAAAAGGATCCAGACATTCTTTGATGGTAAAAGTGAAGAAACTTCCATGCTAACTCAAACTGTATCGATAAACAAAACAGGGATGTACTACCTCTACTTTATGTTCTGCGATCCTCAACTTAAGGGATTGAAGATTACAGGCAGGACTGTTTGGCGAAATCCACATGGTTATCTCCCTGGTAAAATTGCGCCAATGATGACATTTTATGGTTTCATGTCACTTGCATATCTTGCACTTGGACTTCTATGGTTTATTCAGTTTGTGCGATGCTGGAAGGATATTTTGCAGCTGCACTACCATATAACAGCTGTTATTGCTCTTGGCATGTGCGAAATGGCATTCTGGTATTTTGAGTATGCTAACTTCAATTCAACTGGAACCAGACCTATGGGCATTACCTTGTGGGCAGTTACATTCACTGCTGTGAAGAAGACGCTATCTCGTCTTCTTCTATTAGTAGTTTCAATGGGCTATGGTGTTGTTCTACCCACATTGGGTGGGATTACATCTAGAGTTGCTGCTCTTGGTCTCATCTATTTTGTTGCTTCAGAAGCTCTTGAACTTGTTGAAAATCTGGGAAATATCAATGACTTCTCTGGAAAAACAAGGTTATTCCTAGTGTTGCCTGTTGCGATACTTGATGCTACCTTCATCATCTGGATATTTTCATCCCTCTCTAGAACTTTAGAGAAGCTGCAG CTGCGGAGAAGCATGGCAAAACTTGAACTATATCGGAAGTTTACAAATTCTCTAGCTGTGTCAGTACTTATCTCAATCGCTTGGATTGGCTATGAG CTATATTTCAATGCAACTGATCCATTGAGTGAGCTTTGGAGAAGGGCTTGGATCATCCCTGCCTTTTGGAATGTCCTCTCCTATGCCCTCCTCGTCATCATATGCATCCTTTGGTCCCCGTCTCGTAATCCAACAGG ATTCGCATATTCAGAGGATGCGGGCGATGGGGCTGATGAGGAAGGGCTTTCTCTAGTAGGCAGTGCCGTGAAAGGAACTGGAGATATGGTAAACTTGCATGCCTTTCCAGAGGATAAACGTGCATGA